A segment of the Vagococcus hydrophili genome:
TTAGAGCCATTAACCAAAAAGTTTTTAAATTTTAATAATATAATAATACAAAAACTAGATATTACTGATCAAGAAAGTTGTCATCATTTAGTGAATGATAATTTTGATTGGGTTATTCATCTAGGTGGCATTCCTCATCCGGATAGTTCTTTTGAAGAGTTATTAGAGTTAAATATAAGAGGTACTTACAATATTTTAGACTCTTTAGTTGGAAATTAGTATACAAAAGTCGTAGTGGCATCAAGTGCTCAAGTTAATGAAGGACAGCCAGTTGACGTACAGACCAATGAAGAGATGTTAACGGCTCCCAAAAATTTATATGGTGTCTCTAAGACTTATGTGGAGCAGCTGAGTCATTATTATGTTCATCAAAAAGGCTTAACTATTTTTGCTTTAAGAATTGGCGCCTATGATGAGATTGAAAGGACTAAAACCAAACTAAACCAAACTAAACCGAAGAGATTTAAGTGCTTACCTCGATCCTGCTGATTTTAATCATATGATTGATTGTTTATTGAATTATACAGGTAATAAGAAATACGGGGTGTATAATTGTATTTCAGATAATACATATAAGCGTTTAGATATTACAAAGGCAAGAGAAGAATTAAGTTATCAGCCTAAGTTTGATGCGTTTAAATTATTTGGTTATGAATTTAAAGATTAACTTTTTACCTTATGTGACTTAGTCGAAACTTTAGTCATCCATTGGTTTTGTGTAGTCATATTGTATAATATCTTGCTTAATGGTTTTAATTTCAACTCCAAAACTTAAAAAATAAGTTGTTAAGATATTAAGATAGATATGAAGTTGTTTTTAAAGTGATAGGAGTGAGATGGAAAATGCCGTTTTTAATAAATAAAGGGGTGGAAATTCATTATTTAACCTCTAAAGGAAAAACAAACAAGCAATCACCACTTATTTTTATTCCTGGTATGTTAGGGAGTTGCGAGCAATATCAACAAGAGTTAGAAGTTTTCTTACCAAGACAATCGTTGTCTGTGAGTTTAAGAGGGTGTGGGCAAAGCGGTAAACCTAAAACAGGCTACTCATTTTTAGAGCATTGTTCCGATATAGAGTCAGTGATAAAGGAGAGAAAGTATAAATCAGTTTTTTTATTTGCTTATTCGAGGAGTGTGCCTTTCGCTCTTAATTTGGCCATTAGAAATCAAAAGTTAGTACGGGGATTAATTTTGTATGATTATCCAGCCAAATTTTCTGAACTAACAGATGAATGGGTAGCCAAAAATGAAGATAAGCATTTAAAAGCATTACAACAAGAACTAGGTAGTTGCGATTTAAGAGATGACTTAGGAAAAATAAATTGTCCTGTCCTGATTTTGGCTGGCGTAAAAAGTGATAGCCTTTTGCTAGAGACAGATAAAAAAGATTATATGAATAAATTAGCCAATTGTCAGATTGTAACTTTAAAGAATTCTGGACATGATATTGATATTAAAGATTATGACACATTAATTTTTGATATGAAGCAATTTATGGAAGAAATTGAAAAAGGAGAGTTTTATTAAAATTTGAGTTGAAAGTAGTTATTTTTTAAGAATATGAAAAGAATTTTTTAATAAAACTTTTTACTTACTAATTATTGTGATAACATGAGCATGTAAAGGTAAGCGGTTACAAAATAAAATTGCGAGGTGATTACAATGTGGACACATTTTACATGACAAAGAAAACATAACGAACACGGTTGTTCAATGGAACAATTAAATAAGACAAAACAGTCAGAGAAACAAGGTGACTTTTTGTGCATTTCTACGTAATGAAAGCATGAAAAGCCGATTTGTTTGTCTGACTATTTTTTTGGAGGTAAAGAGATGATTTTAGTAACCAACAACCCAAAGGTAAGTAAGGAGATTAAGGAAATCCCTGTTTGTTTTTTAGAAGTTGAGTATGGGGACGTTTTTAAAGAAGTTAGGCGACTTATTGTAGAAGACAAGATGATTCTACTAACACATCCTTTAAGCGGTAGTATCAAGCCAAACGAAACCTACTACAAATCAGTGGTTTTAAAACCAAGTTCGTCAGACTCAATAGATATAGAGAGTTTGGATTACATTGATCAGGGCATTGAAGTTTATCAGAAGTTTATGAAAAACAAAATGCGACCTAATTGGACACAAAAAGTGTTAGAAGATTTTGCTTTTGTGGATTATTACTTGATTAAAGATACCCTAACTCGAATTCCTAACCATTAATCAGTTAACTCCCACAATTGTGGTGGTCATAAATATGCTTGAAAGGAAGTGGCATTTTTTGTAGTTGTTGTAACCAAATAAATACTATAGAGGTGAGAGAATGAAGTTAGAACTAGGAAACATTAAGATTAACCAAGTTATCAAAAGTAATGAAAATAAAATAGCTGATCATACTCTTTATATTGATGAACAGGCTATCATTGATTTCGTTTTAGAGGATGATCGAATTAGTAAATGTACGATTGAAATCGCAAATCCTGGAGATAAAACTAGAATTACACCGGTGAAAGATGTGATTGAACCTAGATGTAAGGTGGACTCAAAAGCAGAAATTTTTCCAGGTGTGATTGGAAAGATGAGTGGCGTTGGTGAAGGTCGAACTCATGTCTTAAAAGGATGTGCAGTTATGACGGTTGGTAAAATTGTTGGCTTCCAAGAAGGAATTGTTGATATGACAGGTCCTGGGGCTGAACAGACACCGTTCTCAAAACTAATTAATATTTGTTTAGTGTTAGAACCTACAGAAGGGCTAGATCCTCACGTTTATGAAGAAGCAGCTAGATTTGCTGGTCTTAAAGTGGGAAGTTTCTTAGGTAAATTAGGTGAATCGATTGAACCTGATGAAATCACTACATATGAAACAAAACCATTATTAAAACAAATTGAAGAGTTCCCAGATTTACCAAAAGTAGGCTATGTTTACATGTTACAAACACAAGGTTTATTACATGATACCTATGTTTACGGAGCTGATGCAAAACACATTATTCCAACAATTCTTTATCCAACAGAAGTCATGGATGGAGCGATTTTAAGCGGAAACTGTGTGTCTGCCTGTGATAAAAACACAACCTATCATCATTTAAATAACCCAGTGATTCATGACTTATATAACCGTCATGGTAAAGATATTAACTTTATGGGCGTTATTATTACCAACGAAACCGTTTATTTAGCAGACAAAGTAAGATCTAGTGATTTTTCAGCTAAATTAGCCGAATATCTAGGCTTAGATGGGGTC
Coding sequences within it:
- a CDS encoding GrdX family protein yields the protein MILVTNNPKVSKEIKEIPVCFLEVEYGDVFKEVRRLIVEDKMILLTHPLSGSIKPNETYYKSVVLKPSSSDSIDIESLDYIDQGIEVYQKFMKNKMRPNWTQKVLEDFAFVDYYLIKDTLTRIPNH
- a CDS encoding glycine/sarcosine/betaine reductase component B subunit → MKLELGNIKINQVIKSNENKIADHTLYIDEQAIIDFVLEDDRISKCTIEIANPGDKTRITPVKDVIEPRCKVDSKAEIFPGVIGKMSGVGEGRTHVLKGCAVMTVGKIVGFQEGIVDMTGPGAEQTPFSKLINICLVLEPTEGLDPHVYEEAARFAGLKVGSFLGKLGESIEPDEITTYETKPLLKQIEEFPDLPKVGYVYMLQTQGLLHDTYVYGADAKHIIPTILYPTEVMDGAILSGNCVSACDKNTTYHHLNNPVIHDLYNRHGKDINFMGVIITNETVYLADKVRSSDFSAKLAEYLGLDGVIITQEGFGNPDTDLIMNCKKIEEKQIKTVIVTDEYAGRDGASQSLADADPLADAVVTGGNANEVIVLPPMEKLIGQLDYVDVIAGGFDGSLREDGSIEVELQAITGATNEIGFNLTSAKGY
- a CDS encoding alpha/beta fold hydrolase — encoded protein: MPFLINKGVEIHYLTSKGKTNKQSPLIFIPGMLGSCEQYQQELEVFLPRQSLSVSLRGCGQSGKPKTGYSFLEHCSDIESVIKERKYKSVFLFAYSRSVPFALNLAIRNQKLVRGLILYDYPAKFSELTDEWVAKNEDKHLKALQQELGSCDLRDDLGKINCPVLILAGVKSDSLLLETDKKDYMNKLANCQIVTLKNSGHDIDIKDYDTLIFDMKQFMEEIEKGEFY